A window from Listeria seeligeri serovar 1/2b str. SLCC3954 encodes these proteins:
- a CDS encoding DUF5067 domain-containing protein — MKKWKTALLLMGVLTFSVALTACGGAEDTSSETKTETAKAETKEKKKTDPNKLGDYQVEILSSEVEKDYEGKDAIAIKTKFTNNSKENISFMVAIDQQAFQNGTQLETTVSSGDGLSLGDTDKDVQPGSSLEVTSIYSLQDTQNKVDVEAKELISFSDNTVKKSFELK, encoded by the coding sequence ATGAAAAAATGGAAAACAGCTTTATTATTAATGGGAGTTCTTACATTTTCAGTTGCACTAACAGCTTGTGGCGGAGCAGAAGATACATCAAGTGAAACAAAAACTGAAACAGCAAAAGCTGAAACAAAAGAGAAAAAGAAAACTGATCCAAACAAGCTTGGAGATTATCAAGTAGAAATCCTTAGTTCAGAAGTTGAGAAAGATTATGAAGGAAAAGACGCGATTGCCATTAAAACCAAATTCACAAATAATAGCAAAGAAAATATTTCTTTTATGGTAGCTATTGACCAACAAGCTTTCCAAAATGGAACTCAACTAGAAACGACTGTATCTTCAGGTGATGGCTTAAGTTTAGGTGATACCGATAAAGACGTTCAGCCAGGCTCTTCACTAGAAGTAACCTCCATATACAGTTTGCAAGACACTCAAAATAAAGTGGACGTGGAAGCAAAAGAACTGATTAGCTTTAGCGATAACACTGTTAAGAAATCTTTTGAATTAAAATAA
- a CDS encoding serine/threonine-protein kinase → MGEMTLAFIEEQYKELDKLNDKENPAVLTRNISTGELFVRKALPIGFAPVIQQLQKLSSNYLPKIEIMIPSGKYLIVYEEYINGKNLADLVKKYPTFDPSEVTRLMLMLANALTELHANAIIHRDIKPSNIMISNDGILKLIDFDASRVYEIGKNQDTVNLGTIGYAAPEQYGFSQTDVRSDIYSIGVLMLELLLGKNTLPNQENITSLEKIAVRAASFDPDKRYQTIEEFRTAVKNDSLGPTFVSELSDFASFDIPMEEPPEVFLPWYRHIPGFRTGRTWKMIVAVLGYIFLLVGLFSEPVEGVKMTHTENFFSNFFLIVPAFVIFTNLCGVWKKLPLLKSTSFIIRAVGIPIYIFICILFSAIFNTLIS, encoded by the coding sequence ATGGGAGAAATGACACTTGCTTTCATAGAAGAACAATACAAAGAATTAGATAAATTAAATGATAAAGAAAATCCTGCTGTGCTCACTCGAAATATTTCAACAGGTGAATTATTTGTTCGTAAAGCACTTCCGATTGGCTTTGCACCAGTGATTCAACAACTACAAAAATTATCTAGTAATTATTTACCTAAAATCGAAATAATGATTCCTAGTGGAAAATATTTAATTGTCTATGAAGAATATATTAATGGGAAAAATTTAGCGGATTTAGTAAAAAAATATCCTACATTTGATCCTAGTGAAGTGACAAGGCTGATGCTGATGTTGGCCAATGCATTGACGGAACTTCACGCAAATGCCATTATTCACCGTGATATTAAACCATCGAACATAATGATTTCTAATGACGGTATCTTAAAATTAATTGATTTCGATGCTTCTCGTGTTTACGAAATTGGCAAGAATCAAGACACCGTCAACCTAGGAACAATTGGGTATGCGGCACCTGAGCAATATGGCTTTTCACAAACCGATGTCCGGTCAGATATTTATAGTATTGGCGTTCTTATGTTGGAACTATTACTAGGAAAAAACACATTACCAAATCAAGAAAATATCACTTCTCTTGAAAAAATCGCCGTTCGTGCTGCTTCATTTGATCCAGATAAACGATACCAAACTATCGAGGAATTTCGAACAGCAGTTAAAAATGATTCCCTTGGACCCACTTTCGTATCAGAATTGTCCGATTTTGCAAGTTTTGACATTCCAATGGAAGAACCACCAGAAGTTTTTCTTCCTTGGTACCGACATATTCCTGGTTTTAGAACGGGACGTACTTGGAAAATGATTGTTGCTGTATTAGGTTATATTTTCTTATTAGTTGGTTTGTTTAGTGAACCTGTAGAAGGCGTCAAAATGACTCATACGGAAAACTTTTTTAGTAACTTTTTTTTAATTGTCCCTGCCTTCGTTATTTTTACTAATCTATGTGGTGTTTGGAAAAAATTACCCCTTTTAAAATCAACTTCATTTATAATAAGGGCTGTTGGAATCCCAATTTATATATTTATTTGTATTCTATTCTCAGCAATTTTCAATACATTAATATCTTAG
- a CDS encoding DUF1398 family protein encodes MFNEQAILQVATSEKNAGDFPKVIEGFKAIGVVKYQFLVKEGIYAFWDADGKRMEAQLNGVSKPIASEISKEKIKSAVKQAQAGLIDFEMFIELAGLAGSALWEADLERMTVTYMASDLSELLMEPIPPIASERQ; translated from the coding sequence ATGTTTAATGAACAAGCGATTTTGCAAGTAGCAACAAGCGAAAAAAATGCAGGAGATTTTCCAAAAGTTATCGAAGGCTTTAAAGCAATTGGCGTTGTGAAGTATCAGTTTTTAGTTAAAGAAGGTATTTATGCATTTTGGGATGCAGATGGAAAAAGAATGGAAGCGCAGTTAAATGGGGTTTCTAAACCGATTGCAAGTGAAATTTCAAAAGAGAAAATAAAAAGCGCTGTCAAACAAGCTCAAGCAGGATTAATTGATTTTGAAATGTTCATCGAGCTGGCTGGTTTAGCGGGAAGCGCACTTTGGGAAGCTGATTTGGAGAGAATGACCGTTACTTATATGGCTAGTGATTTAAGTGAGTTGCTAATGGAACCAATTCCACCTATAGCAAGTGAAAGACAATAA
- a CDS encoding sulfite exporter TauE/SafE family protein: MDIITYFLIALSTSVIGSFLGIGGGVILLPILLLMGISQGTAAFSSALTVFTMAIFTCSIYYKRKQGNVGLALKIAITSIPTTFIGAIVNQMLPEAVYRFLYGALIVVLILLMVWKNKRNNEQPHFLSKYRIMPYVFGVIIGFLAGLFGIGGGPIVIPILLLIFMLNQKTASATSSYVTLLTSFASIGSYAIIGGSDFSIGIYMIPGAILGAIIGTRLNKLLDEKWIAILFNILLVALFALNLIKI; encoded by the coding sequence ATGGACATAATAACATATTTTCTAATAGCTCTTAGTACAAGTGTTATTGGAAGCTTTTTAGGAATTGGCGGCGGAGTGATTCTTTTGCCAATCCTTTTATTAATGGGTATTTCTCAAGGGACGGCTGCTTTTAGTTCTGCGCTAACTGTATTTACAATGGCGATTTTCACTTGTAGTATTTATTATAAACGTAAACAAGGGAATGTTGGATTAGCATTGAAAATCGCAATTACCAGTATCCCAACGACTTTTATCGGGGCAATTGTAAACCAAATGTTGCCGGAAGCCGTTTATCGTTTTTTATATGGAGCGTTAATTGTCGTTCTGATTTTACTCATGGTATGGAAAAATAAACGCAATAATGAGCAACCGCATTTTCTCAGTAAATACCGAATTATGCCATATGTATTCGGGGTTATCATTGGCTTTCTAGCGGGCTTGTTTGGTATTGGTGGCGGACCAATTGTAATTCCAATCCTACTACTAATATTTATGTTAAATCAAAAAACCGCATCCGCGACATCGAGTTACGTAACGCTACTTACGTCATTCGCAAGTATTGGTTCCTATGCGATTATTGGCGGAAGTGATTTTTCTATTGGTATTTATATGATACCTGGTGCCATTCTTGGAGCGATAATCGGAACGCGCTTAAATAAGCTTTTAGATGAAAAATGGATTGCGATTTTATTTAATATTTTATTAGTTGCTTTGTTTGCACTAAATTTAATAAAAATCTAA
- a CDS encoding DUF3116 family protein, with protein sequence MEQPTEAVIYQILSSTEDVNATMDHLMYELMSFPGARLFTKNELLYAVYWLETNDFIFRSTKNRTTRYFRTAKGNKKLTESEQIKLKE encoded by the coding sequence GTGGAGCAGCCTACTGAAGCGGTAATTTACCAAATTTTATCTAGTACAGAGGACGTTAATGCAACGATGGATCATTTGATGTATGAATTGATGTCATTTCCAGGAGCTAGATTATTTACTAAAAACGAATTATTATATGCAGTCTACTGGTTAGAAACAAATGATTTCATTTTTCGCAGTACAAAAAATCGAACAACAAGATATTTCAGAACAGCAAAGGGGAACAAGAAATTGACAGAATCAGAACAAATTAAATTGAAAGAGTAA
- a CDS encoding GNAT family N-acetyltransferase, with product MLQLQKMTSSDLEDFLSFAIEDYANDKIEAGTWNEDEALTKSKESFSKLLYDGITTPNEHLYSIFTSEKIGYLWFHTDETATQKSAFIYDFIIFEEFRGQGFGTKSLAALDILAKEMQINKIELHVFAHNQTAIGLYNKVGFESTDITMAKYL from the coding sequence ATTTTACAATTACAAAAAATGACTTCATCTGACTTAGAAGATTTTTTATCTTTCGCTATAGAAGACTATGCAAACGATAAAATCGAAGCTGGAACATGGAATGAAGACGAAGCTTTAACTAAATCAAAAGAATCTTTCAGCAAATTACTTTATGACGGAATCACTACACCAAATGAACATCTTTACAGCATTTTCACTTCCGAAAAAATCGGCTATCTTTGGTTCCACACCGATGAAACAGCCACACAAAAAAGTGCTTTTATTTATGATTTCATTATTTTCGAGGAATTCCGTGGTCAAGGTTTTGGTACAAAAAGTTTAGCCGCTCTAGATATTTTGGCCAAAGAAATGCAAATTAATAAAATTGAACTACATGTTTTTGCTCATAATCAAACTGCCATTGGGTTATATAACAAAGTTGGTTTCGAAAGCACCGATATCACCATGGCAAAATACCTTTAA
- a CDS encoding SGNH/GDSL hydrolase family protein — protein MKKTIQSVGIWGDSIMKGVLFNPEKNRYTLLKNNCIKRASEKLGITFQNHSTMGRTITKGHEILTKDLAKDASNDIAIIEFGGNDCDFNWAEVSENPETPHIPGTPIDIFETQLREMIARLKNLDIQPILMTLPPLHAKRYFDFITRSGLNKENILTFLGGDVQMIYRWQERYSNTISKIAGETGSHLIDIRDSFLAEFHYEELLCIDGIHPNEAGHIKMSRKFVQYASLHKSQ, from the coding sequence ATGAAGAAAACCATTCAATCAGTTGGTATTTGGGGCGACAGTATTATGAAAGGCGTACTTTTTAATCCTGAAAAAAACCGCTATACGCTACTTAAAAACAACTGTATTAAACGAGCATCTGAAAAATTAGGTATTACTTTTCAGAATCATTCCACAATGGGTCGAACCATTACAAAAGGACACGAAATTTTGACAAAAGACTTAGCTAAAGATGCTAGTAACGATATTGCTATTATCGAATTTGGTGGTAATGATTGTGATTTCAACTGGGCTGAAGTTTCTGAAAACCCGGAAACTCCTCACATTCCAGGTACACCTATTGATATATTTGAAACGCAATTACGTGAAATGATTGCTCGACTTAAAAATTTAGACATTCAACCAATCTTGATGACTTTACCACCACTTCATGCGAAACGTTATTTTGACTTTATTACTCGAAGTGGCTTAAATAAAGAAAACATTCTCACATTTCTAGGTGGAGATGTCCAAATGATTTATCGCTGGCAGGAACGTTATAGTAATACAATTTCAAAGATTGCTGGTGAAACTGGTAGCCATCTTATTGATATTCGCGATAGTTTTCTTGCAGAATTTCACTATGAAGAACTTTTATGTATTGATGGCATTCATCCTAATGAAGCCGGTCACATCAAAATGTCACGCAAATTCGTCCAATACGCTAGTTTGCATAAATCACAATAA
- a CDS encoding DUF6044 family protein — protein MWKKHKWLFVAILLLVIYVAPLFILGGDSHVRIHDNLDSNVTWYKMVLDSGDYTAKVGTANIDQIMDGSVPRDTFDSEFVGIDWLYILFSTPVAFAISQLITRVFAFLGLFLWARDYLIKDKRYLVPLYFVSLAFALTPYWPSGMLSTLGMPLALWAFLNIRNHKRRIWNVLILTLLPFYSSLILGFCFFLVMVGCIWLYDLCKKKQFNGRFLLSILYMVLIYLIVNYRFIYAMFLHPEPDSRSEFGSHHLSALSSIRLSLKNFVTGHTHDQALAGYIILPTLLLVLVLIIIRKEWAKEKLFLWMFGFTLFLSFWYGFWWFDGWNVIKDHVEIMQTFNFSRFHFLQPFLFYGLFALAIVYLLKKGNGWKKLAYIAITLQLVVVFVNNSEIYYRYGDGTPSINEFYATEQFEEIKDYIGKPQSSYRVGSIGLHPSVSQENGFYTVDGYVNSYPLAYKREFRKIIAGELDKSPVLEDYYDNWGNRCYLFSAELGKNYDFGKESKKHIKKLDFNSKAFQAVGGEYILSAVPIDNAAEQGLTFEKAFNNKESYWEIYLYKVTS, from the coding sequence ATGTGGAAAAAGCATAAATGGCTTTTCGTAGCAATTTTGCTATTAGTAATTTACGTAGCGCCATTATTTATTCTTGGTGGAGACAGCCATGTGCGAATTCATGATAATTTAGATTCTAATGTCACATGGTACAAAATGGTTTTAGATAGCGGAGATTACACAGCAAAAGTAGGCACTGCAAACATTGACCAAATAATGGATGGAAGCGTTCCAAGAGATACTTTTGATTCGGAATTCGTTGGGATTGACTGGCTTTACATACTTTTTAGCACGCCGGTTGCCTTTGCAATCAGCCAACTAATTACACGAGTGTTTGCTTTTCTAGGGCTGTTTTTATGGGCAAGAGATTATCTAATAAAGGATAAGAGATACCTTGTTCCGCTTTATTTTGTCTCCCTTGCCTTTGCACTAACACCTTACTGGCCTTCAGGAATGCTAAGTACGCTTGGTATGCCCCTTGCTTTATGGGCATTTTTAAACATTCGAAATCATAAACGGCGAATATGGAATGTCCTTATTTTGACTTTACTTCCTTTTTATTCCAGTTTGATTTTAGGTTTCTGTTTCTTTTTAGTAATGGTTGGCTGTATTTGGCTTTATGATCTTTGTAAGAAAAAGCAGTTTAATGGACGGTTTTTATTAAGTATTTTGTATATGGTACTTATTTATTTGATTGTTAATTATCGCTTTATTTATGCGATGTTTTTGCACCCCGAACCAGATTCGAGGAGTGAATTTGGCTCGCATCATTTATCTGCGCTTAGTTCCATCCGGCTCAGCTTAAAGAATTTCGTCACCGGTCATACGCATGATCAGGCGCTTGCTGGTTATATTATTTTACCAACGCTGCTGCTAGTTTTAGTTTTAATTATTATTCGAAAAGAATGGGCAAAAGAAAAACTATTCTTATGGATGTTTGGGTTCACTTTATTTTTATCATTTTGGTACGGATTTTGGTGGTTTGATGGTTGGAATGTCATCAAAGACCACGTCGAAATAATGCAGACCTTTAACTTTTCTAGGTTCCACTTTTTACAGCCATTCTTATTCTATGGATTATTCGCCCTTGCCATTGTTTATTTATTAAAAAAAGGTAATGGGTGGAAAAAATTAGCTTATATCGCCATTACGCTCCAGCTCGTAGTTGTATTTGTTAATAATTCTGAGATTTACTATCGGTATGGTGACGGGACGCCTAGTATTAATGAATTTTATGCAACAGAGCAATTTGAAGAAATTAAAGATTACATTGGCAAACCGCAGTCTAGTTACCGAGTGGGGAGTATTGGTCTCCATCCATCTGTTTCCCAGGAAAATGGGTTTTATACAGTAGATGGTTATGTCAATTCCTATCCTTTAGCTTATAAACGAGAGTTCCGGAAAATAATCGCTGGTGAATTAGACAAGAGTCCGGTTTTAGAAGATTATTATGATAACTGGGGAAATCGTTGTTATTTATTTTCTGCTGAGTTAGGGAAAAATTACGATTTTGGTAAAGAATCTAAAAAACATATTAAAAAATTGGATTTCAACTCCAAAGCATTCCAAGCAGTAGGTGGAGAGTATATTTTATCTGCTGTACCGATTGATAATGCGGCTGAGCAAGGTTTAACATTTGAAAAAGCCTTTAATAATAAAGAATCTTATTGGGAAATTTATTTGTACAAAGTAACCTCATAA
- a CDS encoding cyclic nucleotide-binding domain-containing protein, protein MKYIEFYDYVKRDAILYTYLLSNFSHVFKKINAWESIEVDRDHILVMKNGTLIEESTGKKKGIARCFFQQSFVFPTRHTLELKALETTEFCLIPADAVFGKLEQEQILSVFFLQIAEKNEQDLKRQELLITEASKNKIIATLNFLLENNLSNKTLPVFSDWLHINILAKLANCSVPTTSSIVNELHDKGILDIKSSPWKLTSRDMRIEHFEKEA, encoded by the coding sequence ATGAAGTATATTGAGTTTTATGATTATGTGAAAAGAGATGCCATTCTATACACATATCTTCTCAGTAATTTTTCGCATGTATTTAAAAAAATAAATGCATGGGAAAGCATTGAAGTTGACCGAGATCATATATTGGTAATGAAAAATGGGACTTTAATAGAAGAAAGTACCGGTAAGAAAAAAGGAATTGCACGTTGCTTCTTCCAGCAAAGTTTTGTTTTTCCGACTCGACATACACTTGAATTGAAAGCATTAGAAACAACGGAATTCTGTCTTATTCCTGCTGATGCTGTCTTTGGAAAACTAGAGCAAGAACAAATATTATCCGTCTTTTTCTTACAAATTGCTGAGAAAAACGAACAAGATTTGAAGCGCCAAGAGTTACTCATAACCGAAGCTTCAAAAAATAAAATTATTGCTACACTTAATTTCTTGCTAGAAAATAATCTATCTAATAAGACATTGCCCGTTTTTTCAGATTGGCTTCACATAAACATATTAGCAAAATTAGCTAACTGTTCTGTCCCTACAACTTCCTCGATTGTAAATGAATTACATGATAAAGGCATATTAGATATTAAGTCTTCCCCTTGGAAACTAACTAGCAGAGATATGAGGATTGAACATTTTGAAAAAGAAGCTTAA